A region of Streptomyces sp. TG1A-60 DNA encodes the following proteins:
- a CDS encoding NUDIX hydrolase, translating into MTIKDTAEEWEVRASETPFVGKKTSVRTDDVVMPDGSVVRRDYQVHPGSVAVLALDDQDRVLVVRQYRHPVREKLWEIPAGLLDVPGENPLHAAQRELYEEAHVKAEDWRVLTDVYTTPGGCDEAVRIFLARGLSEAEGRRFEVEDEEADMEVARVPLDELVRGVLAGELHNNCLVVGALALVAARARDGVGALRPAEAPWPARPFEA; encoded by the coding sequence ATGACGATCAAGGACACCGCCGAGGAGTGGGAGGTCCGGGCGAGCGAGACGCCGTTCGTCGGCAAGAAGACCTCCGTGCGCACCGACGACGTGGTCATGCCCGACGGCTCGGTCGTCCGCCGCGACTACCAGGTCCACCCCGGGTCCGTCGCCGTCCTCGCCCTCGACGACCAGGACCGGGTCCTGGTCGTCCGGCAGTACCGCCACCCCGTCCGCGAGAAGCTGTGGGAGATCCCGGCCGGGCTGCTCGACGTGCCCGGCGAGAACCCGCTGCACGCCGCCCAGCGCGAGCTGTACGAGGAGGCGCACGTCAAGGCGGAGGACTGGCGGGTGCTGACCGACGTCTACACCACGCCCGGAGGCTGTGACGAGGCCGTGCGGATCTTCCTGGCCCGGGGCCTCTCCGAGGCCGAGGGGCGGCGGTTCGAGGTGGAGGACGAGGAGGCCGACATGGAGGTGGCCCGCGTTCCCCTGGACGAGTTGGTGCGGGGGGTCCTCGCGGGCGAGCTGCACAACAACTGCCTGGTGGTGGGAGCGCTTGCGCTGGTCGCCGCACGTGCGCGTGACGGTGTCGGGGCACTGCGGCCCGCTGAGGCGCCGTGGCCCGCGCGACCGTTTGAGGCGTGA